A genomic stretch from Syntrophaceae bacterium includes:
- a CDS encoding sigma-70 family RNA polymerase sigma factor has translation MATNAARDRFRSRSADSRRQSPLPVDNIEEAVENHDPWTGEEPRSSEGKVIRREMNGCIREIIGTLPETYRSVIILGDLEGMTDREIADVLGIRIEAAKIRLHRARAKLREELASACVFYRDDRNELACDRRNPPLRISEKPPGPEGGHSRRGSLSAVQDKYGTKNTGGRKAVTIRETKR, from the coding sequence ATCGCGACGAACGCGGCACGGGACAGATTCCGCAGCCGGTCCGCAGATTCCCGCAGGCAAAGCCCGTTGCCCGTCGACAACATCGAGGAAGCTGTTGAGAACCACGATCCATGGACGGGAGAAGAGCCGCGGAGCAGCGAAGGGAAGGTCATCCGGCGGGAGATGAACGGCTGCATCCGGGAGATCATCGGGACGCTCCCGGAGACCTACCGGTCGGTCATCATTCTGGGCGACCTGGAAGGGATGACGGACCGGGAAATCGCCGACGTCCTTGGAATCCGGATCGAGGCGGCCAAGATCCGGCTGCACCGCGCCCGGGCGAAACTGCGGGAGGAACTGGCCTCCGCCTGCGTCTTTTACCGGGACGACCGGAATGAATTGGCCTGCGATCGGCGGAACCCGCCGCTCCGGATCTCGGAGAAGCCCCCCGGACCGGAGGGCGGACATTCCCGGCGTGGTTCTCTTTCCGCGGTGCAGGACAAATACGGGACAAAAAACACGGGTGGACGCAAAGCCGTAACCATAAGGGAGACGAAGCGGTGA
- a CDS encoding cation transporter, which yields MNTQKQKERVALLSVASNSILVVMKLVIGLMIGSVSIISEAIHSGVDWLAAVIALFSVKTSSLPADSRHPFGHGKIENISGTIEAVLIFVAAGWIIFEAVKKILHPEPIEDIGWGVGVMLLSACANIVVSEKLFKVGRKTDSIALQADAWHLRTDVYTSAGVMASLALIWLASWIFPDMNLNWLDPAAAIGVALLIIKAAYDLTMQSARDLLDVNLPREEEDWIRRRILEQRPVVHGFHHLRTRKSGHFRFVEFHLQMDPHMSVESSHKITEDLSNLIERQYPETSVTIHVEPCNGDCVGHCLEGCLLSPDKRREIQRKNGRGDAAAIR from the coding sequence ATGAATACCCAGAAACAAAAGGAGCGCGTGGCGCTCCTTTCCGTCGCATCCAATTCCATCCTGGTCGTGATGAAGCTCGTGATCGGCCTGATGATCGGCTCGGTCTCGATCATCTCCGAGGCGATCCACTCGGGCGTGGACTGGCTGGCGGCGGTGATCGCCCTGTTTTCCGTGAAGACCTCCAGCCTGCCGGCGGACAGCAGGCACCCCTTCGGTCACGGCAAGATCGAAAACATCTCCGGAACCATCGAAGCCGTGCTGATCTTCGTCGCCGCCGGCTGGATCATCTTCGAAGCGGTGAAGAAGATCCTGCATCCGGAGCCCATCGAAGACATCGGATGGGGCGTGGGCGTCATGCTCCTGTCCGCCTGCGCCAATATCGTCGTCTCGGAGAAGCTCTTCAAGGTGGGCAGGAAGACCGATTCCATCGCCCTTCAGGCCGACGCCTGGCACCTGCGGACGGACGTCTACACCTCGGCAGGTGTCATGGCCAGCCTGGCCCTGATCTGGCTGGCTTCCTGGATCTTCCCAGACATGAACCTCAACTGGCTTGACCCGGCGGCGGCCATCGGCGTCGCCCTCCTGATCATCAAGGCAGCCTACGACCTGACCATGCAATCGGCGCGGGATCTTCTCGATGTCAATCTCCCCCGGGAAGAGGAAGACTGGATCCGGCGGCGAATCCTGGAGCAGAGGCCCGTCGTGCACGGTTTTCACCACCTGCGGACCCGCAAATCCGGCCATTTCCGGTTTGTCGAGTTTCACCTCCAGATGGATCCTCATATGTCCGTTGAAAGCTCACACAAAATAACGGAGGACCTGTCCAACCTCATCGAGCGGCAATACCCCGAGACGAGCGTCACGATCCACGTCGAGCCATGCAACGGAGACTGTGTCGGCCACTGCCTGGAAGGCTGCCTGCTATCGCCGGACAAACGGCGTGAGATCCAGCGCAAGAACGGAAGGGGCGATGCGGCGGCAATCCGGTGA
- a CDS encoding thioredoxin domain-containing protein: MLTANTIVQQNGSPVWRSILTVLLAAAGIAVMVYYNLCDTDCSYLKGELLGIDLKYLGIGFMAVLIVLVMVRQSWLIRIMLAGALGGEIHLIAFQAREDVFCPFCLAFAAILLISYAVQYERPAGGSNAFRKILYLPGEVVMPFLKNLRLPLIGFVLAGYLVMISLFSGSVTPAYGAEGSPVPSFGKGNVEVLVFTDYFCPPCQAVEKDLEPALEEVLKKGKAMVTFVDMPIHAQTPLYAKYFLYAVRAGKDYREAMQARHQLFDLAKGSAPGSDADLTGALQARHVRLAPHDVKPTLQAWDGIIRHYRITSTPTMVVRYSDTDVRTYRGSMEIRNGLESLRKALAPKKAPRKARRARA, translated from the coding sequence ATGCTAACTGCAAACACAATCGTTCAACAGAACGGAAGTCCGGTATGGCGGAGCATCCTGACGGTCCTCCTTGCCGCGGCGGGAATCGCCGTCATGGTTTACTACAATCTCTGCGACACCGATTGCAGCTACCTCAAGGGAGAGCTTCTGGGAATCGACCTGAAGTACCTGGGGATCGGCTTCATGGCGGTCCTCATCGTCCTGGTCATGGTTCGGCAGTCCTGGCTGATCCGGATCATGCTGGCCGGCGCCTTGGGCGGGGAGATTCATCTCATCGCCTTCCAGGCAAGGGAGGACGTCTTCTGCCCCTTTTGCCTGGCCTTTGCGGCGATTCTGCTCATTTCCTACGCCGTCCAGTACGAACGTCCGGCCGGCGGAAGCAATGCATTTCGTAAAATCCTGTATCTGCCCGGGGAGGTTGTCATGCCGTTTCTGAAGAACCTGCGCCTGCCCCTGATCGGCTTCGTGCTGGCGGGGTATCTCGTCATGATCTCCTTGTTTTCAGGCTCTGTCACGCCCGCCTACGGCGCCGAAGGCTCCCCGGTTCCCTCTTTCGGGAAGGGGAATGTTGAAGTCCTCGTCTTCACGGATTATTTCTGTCCCCCCTGCCAGGCCGTGGAAAAGGATCTGGAGCCGGCCCTGGAGGAAGTCCTGAAAAAAGGGAAGGCGATGGTGACGTTCGTTGACATGCCCATCCACGCGCAGACGCCGCTTTATGCGAAATACTTTCTTTATGCCGTTCGTGCAGGGAAAGATTATCGGGAAGCCATGCAGGCCCGCCATCAATTGTTCGATCTGGCGAAGGGAAGCGCTCCTGGATCCGATGCCGATCTGACGGGGGCTCTCCAGGCCCGTCATGTGCGTCTGGCGCCTCATGACGTGAAACCCACCCTCCAGGCCTGGGATGGGATCATCCGGCATTACCGCATCACTTCGACGCCGACGATGGTGGTCCGGTACTCCGATACGGACGTCCGGACCTACCGGGGATCGATGGAGATCCGGAACGGACTGGAATCACTTCGGAAAGCGCTGGCGCCGAAGAAGGCGCCGAGGAAAGCGAGAAGAGCAAGGGCTTGA
- a CDS encoding carboxymuconolactone decarboxylase family protein, with translation MNERIKKLIAVGASVGANCHPCLEFHVVKALEMGIDREEIEAAVEVGKVVRRGAAGSMDKLALNLVRDRPSAASCSAGACSGSGCCS, from the coding sequence ATGAACGAAAGGATAAAAAAACTGATCGCCGTCGGGGCCTCGGTGGGAGCCAACTGCCATCCCTGCCTGGAGTTTCATGTCGTGAAAGCGCTGGAAATGGGCATCGACCGGGAGGAGATCGAGGCGGCCGTCGAAGTCGGAAAGGTTGTCCGGCGAGGGGCTGCGGGCAGCATGGACAAACTGGCTCTGAATCTGGTCCGGGATCGTCCCAGCGCAGCCTCCTGCAGTGCCGGGGCCTGTTCCGGCTCCGGTTGCTGCTCCTGA
- a CDS encoding arsenate reductase ArsC: protein MKKVLFICTHNASRSQMAEGFLRSLRGDRYEAFSAGTEPRGIHPYAVRVMAEAGIDMGGQCSKSVDEFQNSSFDEVITVCDSTREFCPVFFGGGSRRHQSFPDPSLLQGTEEEILAGFRSVRDAIRNWIEAEFSADEA from the coding sequence ATGAAAAAAGTCCTGTTCATATGCACCCATAACGCATCGCGTTCCCAAATGGCGGAGGGATTTCTCCGGTCCCTGAGAGGGGATCGCTACGAGGCCTTCAGCGCCGGGACAGAGCCCCGGGGGATTCATCCCTATGCGGTCAGGGTCATGGCGGAAGCCGGCATCGATATGGGAGGCCAATGCTCGAAGAGTGTCGACGAATTTCAGAACTCGTCATTCGACGAAGTCATCACGGTTTGCGACTCTACCCGGGAATTCTGCCCCGTCTTCTTCGGCGGGGGGAGCCGGCGGCATCAAAGCTTTCCGGACCCGTCCCTCCTTCAGGGGACCGAGGAGGAAATCCTCGCGGGCTTCCGGTCCGTTCGGGATGCCATCCGGAACTGGATCGAGGCGGAATTCAGCGCGGATGAGGCATAA
- the topA gene encoding type I DNA topoisomerase, which translates to MSRSLIIVESPAKIKTIRKYLSDDFEVAASVGHVKDLPKNTLGIDVKKGFEPTYQVIDSKKKVIADLKKAAKKADRIYLAPDPDREGEAIAWHIAQEIGGRDKTVYRVLFNDLTKNTVLEALSKPLALDMNKFEAQQTRRILDRLVGYKISPLLWDKVKRGLSAGRVQSVAVRLICDREQEILAFVSEEYWNIAALLRKREPTLANGQAASFEARLFRLDGKKARVTSAEEAEKVVAEIEANAPVVSRVERKEVKRTPPAPFTTSKLQQEASRWHRFPAKKTMSVAQRLYEGVELGKEGSVGLITYMRTDSVRVADDALKEVRAYIAENYDPAYLPAKARAYKVSGSAQDAHEAIRPASMAYRPQDIREYLTDEQFKLYNLIWNRFVASQMNPAVFDQTIIDVEAGRCQLRAQGLVMKFPGFTTVYTEGKENGNGNGNGEDEPEDGRLLPDVIQGEALNLVPPVRKEQKFTQPPPRFSEASLVKELEEKGIGRPSTYATILSTIQEREYVRLEKGRFSPTELGMLVTDLLVKNFPRILDVAFTASMENELDGIEEGKSNRLDILQNFYSPFEAELKQAGAQMRRVKGQEIPTDVVCDKCQSPMVIKWGKNGEFLACSNYPACRNTTNFSRGDDGQIVPAEATAVETGKTCDKCGKPMILKQGRFGPFLACSGYPECKNTVNPRDEARPEEAAEGALAPVCEKCGKPMVTRRGRFGPFLGCSGYPECKNIVRQTRSGAPAAPAPPPELTDIACEKCGKPMAIRRGRFGRFLGCTGYPACKNIQKLPPQS; encoded by the coding sequence ATGTCCCGTTCCCTGATCATTGTAGAATCACCTGCCAAGATCAAAACCATCCGGAAGTATCTGTCCGATGACTTCGAAGTGGCGGCCTCCGTAGGCCACGTGAAAGACCTGCCCAAAAACACCCTTGGCATCGACGTCAAGAAGGGCTTCGAGCCGACTTACCAGGTCATCGACAGCAAGAAGAAGGTCATCGCCGATCTGAAAAAGGCGGCCAAGAAGGCAGACAGGATCTACCTGGCGCCGGACCCCGACCGCGAAGGAGAGGCGATTGCCTGGCACATCGCCCAGGAAATCGGAGGCCGGGACAAGACCGTCTACCGTGTGCTCTTCAACGATCTGACGAAGAATACCGTTCTGGAGGCCCTGAGCAAGCCGCTGGCGCTGGACATGAACAAGTTCGAGGCCCAGCAGACCCGGCGGATTCTCGATCGGCTGGTTGGCTACAAGATCAGCCCGCTGCTGTGGGACAAGGTGAAGCGGGGACTCAGCGCCGGCCGCGTGCAGTCCGTCGCGGTCCGCCTGATCTGTGACCGGGAGCAGGAAATCCTGGCCTTCGTGTCCGAGGAATACTGGAACATTGCGGCCCTCCTCCGGAAACGGGAGCCGACGCTCGCCAACGGGCAGGCGGCGTCCTTCGAGGCCAGGCTCTTCCGGCTCGACGGAAAGAAGGCCCGGGTGACCAGCGCGGAGGAAGCGGAGAAGGTCGTTGCCGAGATCGAGGCGAATGCGCCGGTTGTCTCCCGGGTCGAGCGAAAGGAAGTGAAGCGGACCCCTCCCGCTCCCTTCACCACCAGCAAGCTCCAGCAGGAAGCATCACGCTGGCACCGCTTTCCCGCCAAGAAGACGATGTCCGTGGCCCAGCGCCTCTATGAAGGGGTAGAGCTGGGAAAGGAAGGCTCCGTAGGGCTCATCACATACATGCGAACCGACTCGGTCCGCGTCGCCGACGACGCCCTGAAGGAAGTCCGGGCCTACATCGCTGAAAATTACGATCCCGCCTACCTTCCGGCCAAGGCGAGGGCCTACAAGGTATCCGGCTCGGCCCAGGACGCCCACGAGGCCATCCGGCCCGCCTCCATGGCCTACCGGCCCCAGGACATCCGGGAGTACCTCACGGACGAGCAGTTCAAGCTGTACAACCTGATCTGGAACCGCTTCGTGGCCAGCCAGATGAACCCCGCCGTCTTCGACCAGACGATCATCGACGTGGAAGCGGGCCGCTGCCAGCTCCGGGCCCAGGGGCTGGTCATGAAGTTCCCCGGCTTTACAACCGTCTACACCGAGGGCAAGGAAAACGGGAATGGGAACGGAAACGGCGAGGACGAGCCGGAAGACGGACGCCTCCTGCCGGACGTCATACAGGGAGAGGCCCTCAACCTGGTTCCCCCCGTCCGGAAAGAGCAGAAATTCACCCAGCCGCCGCCCCGCTTCTCCGAGGCTTCCCTGGTGAAGGAACTGGAGGAAAAGGGAATCGGCCGTCCCAGCACCTACGCGACGATCCTGAGCACCATCCAGGAGCGGGAATACGTCCGCCTCGAAAAGGGACGGTTTTCCCCGACGGAGCTGGGCATGCTGGTGACGGACCTCCTGGTGAAGAATTTTCCCCGGATCCTCGACGTGGCCTTCACGGCCTCCATGGAGAACGAGCTGGACGGGATCGAGGAAGGCAAGAGCAACCGGCTCGACATCCTGCAGAATTTCTACTCTCCCTTCGAGGCGGAGCTGAAGCAGGCGGGCGCGCAGATGCGCCGGGTCAAGGGCCAGGAGATCCCGACGGACGTCGTCTGCGACAAATGCCAGAGCCCCATGGTCATCAAGTGGGGGAAAAACGGCGAATTCCTGGCCTGCTCGAACTACCCCGCCTGCCGGAACACGACGAACTTTTCCCGCGGCGACGACGGCCAGATCGTCCCCGCCGAGGCGACAGCGGTCGAGACCGGGAAGACCTGCGACAAGTGCGGCAAGCCCATGATTCTCAAACAGGGTCGATTCGGTCCCTTCCTGGCCTGCTCCGGCTACCCCGAGTGCAAGAACACCGTGAATCCCCGCGACGAGGCCCGGCCGGAGGAGGCCGCGGAGGGAGCCCTGGCGCCGGTCTGTGAGAAATGCGGAAAGCCCATGGTAACCCGCCGGGGGCGTTTCGGCCCGTTCCTGGGATGCTCCGGTTACCCAGAGTGCAAGAACATCGTCCGGCAGACCCGGTCGGGCGCCCCCGCTGCGCCGGCGCCGCCGCCGGAGCTTACCGACATCGCCTGCGAAAAATGCGGCAAGCCCATGGCCATCCGCCGGGGCCGCTTCGGACGATTCCTCGGCTGTACCGGCTATCCGGCGTGCAAGAACATCCAGAAGCTTCCCCCGCAGTCATGA
- a CDS encoding EamA family transporter produces MKEALKYSGPFDFAALRMVVGVVCLFGLLLWRRHGLRPRRPLQTLLLGLIGTTVTIGAVTWALALGSVGRTAILVYTMPFWVLLLAWPILGERIRGNQWVPTVLAFAGLLIILDPGHMHGSALGKILAVVSGVAWGLGAIVTKVMRKRTQFDLVSLTTWQMLFGTIPLVVLALVVPEEPVRWTPPFVAALVYSGVFSNAIAVLLWFYILEKLPAGAASMGTLATPVIGMTASFIQLGERPSAWEGAGMVLILIALGLLTYIGYRQSQILKIP; encoded by the coding sequence ATGAAGGAGGCCCTGAAGTACTCCGGCCCCTTCGACTTTGCCGCCCTCCGGATGGTTGTCGGCGTGGTCTGCCTCTTCGGCCTGCTGCTCTGGCGCCGCCATGGCCTACGCCCCCGCCGGCCGCTCCAGACTCTGCTCCTGGGACTGATCGGCACGACCGTCACGATCGGCGCCGTCACCTGGGCCCTGGCACTGGGCTCGGTCGGACGGACGGCCATTCTCGTCTACACGATGCCCTTCTGGGTGCTCCTCCTCGCCTGGCCCATCCTGGGGGAACGGATCCGCGGGAACCAGTGGGTCCCGACCGTTCTGGCCTTCGCTGGGCTCCTGATCATCCTCGATCCCGGACACATGCACGGATCTGCCCTGGGGAAAATCCTGGCCGTCGTGTCGGGAGTCGCCTGGGGCCTGGGTGCCATCGTCACGAAGGTGATGCGGAAGAGAACCCAATTCGACCTCGTGTCGCTGACGACCTGGCAGATGCTTTTCGGCACCATCCCGCTGGTTGTGCTTGCCCTTGTCGTCCCCGAAGAGCCGGTCCGCTGGACGCCGCCCTTCGTCGCCGCCCTGGTCTACAGCGGCGTGTTCAGCAACGCCATTGCGGTTCTCCTGTGGTTCTACATCCTCGAAAAACTCCCGGCCGGGGCGGCCAGCATGGGGACACTGGCCACACCGGTCATCGGCATGACAGCCTCTTTCATCCAGCTGGGCGAGCGGCCTTCGGCATGGGAAGGGGCGGGCATGGTTCTGATCCTCATCGCCCTCGGACTCCTTACATACATCGGTTACCGCCAGTCTCAGATCCTGAAAATACCGTAA
- the trmFO gene encoding methylenetetrahydrofolate--tRNA-(uracil(54)-C(5))-methyltransferase (FADH(2)-oxidizing) TrmFO, giving the protein MTTRQPTIIVGGGLAGCEAAWQLLRRGHPVELWEMKPSRYSPAHRSPLLAELVCSNSLRSGRVEDAPGLLKEEMRRLGSLLMESADATAVPAGRALAVDRILFSRRIEEALGKEENFRLLRREMAEIPEDRTVILASGPLTSDALAESIARLTGRGYLHFYDAISPIVEAETIDRTRVFSASRYDAGEGDYLNCPLDRQEYERFHTALTTGEEVPLHDFEETRFFEGCLPVEVLAKRGALALAYGPMKPVGLTDPRTGRPPFAVVQLRRENLEGTLYNLVGFQTKLTWPEQARIFRMIPGLENAGFARYGSIHRNTFIDSPSLLDSSLQLRDREGIFFAGQITGVEGYIESAAMGLLAGLNVAFRLERRDLPPPAKETAIGSLLHHITEPGKKDFQPMNVNFGLFTPLGLRLRRRFRGEAYARRALEALELWKRSL; this is encoded by the coding sequence ATGACGACGCGCCAGCCCACGATCATCGTCGGCGGAGGCCTGGCCGGCTGTGAAGCCGCCTGGCAGCTCCTGCGCCGGGGCCACCCGGTGGAGCTCTGGGAGATGAAGCCTTCCCGGTATTCGCCGGCCCACCGTTCGCCCCTCCTGGCGGAACTGGTCTGCAGCAATTCCCTGCGCTCCGGCCGTGTCGAGGACGCCCCGGGCCTCCTGAAGGAGGAGATGCGCCGGCTGGGCTCCCTCCTGATGGAATCGGCCGATGCCACGGCCGTTCCCGCCGGCCGGGCCCTGGCGGTGGACCGGATCCTGTTTTCCCGCCGGATCGAGGAAGCCCTGGGGAAAGAAGAGAATTTTCGCCTTCTGCGCCGGGAAATGGCGGAAATCCCTGAGGACCGGACGGTTATTCTCGCTTCGGGCCCCCTGACCTCGGACGCCCTCGCCGAATCCATCGCCCGCCTCACCGGACGCGGCTATCTCCACTTCTACGACGCCATCTCCCCCATCGTGGAGGCCGAAACCATCGACCGCACCCGCGTCTTTTCCGCTTCCCGGTACGATGCCGGCGAGGGGGACTACCTGAACTGCCCGCTGGACCGTCAGGAGTATGAACGTTTTCACACCGCCCTGACGACAGGGGAGGAAGTCCCCCTCCACGACTTCGAGGAGACCCGGTTCTTCGAGGGATGCCTGCCCGTGGAAGTCCTGGCGAAACGGGGAGCTCTGGCTCTGGCCTATGGTCCCATGAAGCCCGTCGGGCTGACGGATCCCCGCACCGGTCGTCCCCCATTCGCCGTCGTCCAGCTCCGGCGTGAAAACCTGGAGGGAACGCTCTACAATCTCGTCGGCTTCCAGACAAAGCTTACATGGCCGGAGCAGGCGCGGATCTTCCGGATGATTCCCGGTCTGGAGAATGCCGGGTTCGCCCGGTACGGGAGCATCCACCGGAACACGTTCATCGACTCCCCTTCCCTGCTGGATTCTTCCCTTCAGCTCAGGGACCGGGAGGGAATCTTCTTCGCCGGCCAGATCACCGGCGTGGAGGGATACATCGAGTCGGCGGCCATGGGCCTGCTCGCGGGGTTGAACGTCGCGTTCCGTCTGGAGAGAAGGGATCTCCCCCCGCCGGCGAAGGAAACGGCAATCGGCTCGCTGCTTCACCACATCACGGAACCGGGGAAAAAGGATTTCCAGCCCATGAACGTCAACTTCGGCCTGTTCACCCCCCTGGGCCTCAGGCTCCGCCGCCGGTTTCGCGGGGAGGCCTATGCCCGGCGGGCTCTGGAGGCACTGGAGCTGTGGAAAAGATCCCTCTGA
- a CDS encoding NAD(P)-binding domain-containing protein produces MKHRYESLGFIGGGRIVRILLGGLSRKEMLPARVIVSDTSPDVLSALKAGFPGVGTSGADPKRPAAADLVFLALHPPAVMGVLGGIAPILGRNSVVVSLAPKLTIGQLSNGLGGFRRIVRMIPNAPSIVNKGFNPVAFDPAFDGEEKKAIRKYFETLGDCPEVEEGTLEAYAVLTAMGPTYLWFQLNELRMLGESFGLSPKQASRALNKMVKGAAKILFDSGMSPQEVMDLVPVKPIGEDEEAIRKIYRTKLEGLYAKLKV; encoded by the coding sequence ATGAAACACAGGTATGAGTCACTCGGATTCATCGGCGGGGGTAGAATTGTCCGGATTCTTCTGGGAGGGCTGTCACGAAAAGAGATGCTGCCGGCGAGGGTTATTGTCAGCGATACCAGCCCCGACGTCCTGTCGGCACTCAAGGCAGGATTCCCCGGTGTCGGGACGTCCGGGGCGGACCCGAAGCGTCCCGCCGCCGCGGATCTGGTTTTCCTTGCCCTTCACCCGCCGGCGGTCATGGGTGTCCTGGGCGGGATCGCGCCGATCCTCGGCAGGAATTCGGTTGTCGTCTCGCTGGCGCCGAAACTGACCATCGGGCAGCTCTCGAACGGACTGGGCGGATTCCGGCGGATCGTCCGGATGATTCCCAACGCCCCATCAATCGTCAACAAGGGGTTCAATCCCGTCGCCTTTGATCCCGCTTTCGATGGCGAGGAGAAAAAAGCCATTCGGAAGTACTTTGAAACACTGGGAGATTGTCCGGAGGTGGAGGAGGGGACCCTGGAGGCATACGCCGTCCTGACCGCCATGGGTCCTACATATCTGTGGTTCCAGTTGAACGAACTCCGGATGCTCGGCGAGTCCTTCGGCCTGTCGCCGAAGCAGGCCTCCCGGGCGCTGAACAAAATGGTGAAAGGCGCGGCGAAGATCCTCTTTGATTCCGGGATGTCCCCCCAAGAAGTCATGGACCTTGTACCGGTAAAGCCCATCGGCGAAGACGAGGAGGCGATCCGGAAAATCTACCGCACGAAACTGGAAGGGCTCTACGCGAAACTGAAGGTGTGA
- the dprA gene encoding DNA-protecting protein DprA, whose protein sequence is MNHPEMLKYWLALHRVEKVGGIGFIRLLEAFGSPERVFSAPPEALKAFSGVGAKAAGQIKDFRQWDQVEAELEKAHSLGVTILPCTDPSYPVRLLEIYDFPPLLYVKGELKADETCMAVVGSRAAGIYGRYTAERLSRELALRGVTVVSGLARGIDTAAHRGALAGKGRTIAVLGCGLDVTYPPENGALLQEITRRGAVITEYPFGTPPNASHFPARNRIISGLALGVTVVEATEKSGSLITARLALEQGRDVFAVPGSVDAAGSKGTNRLIKEGAKLVESVDDILEEILPQLERRKPGETGPDALSALKKPTPGPFAMKAGDPEPSMAGPEGRQKTPPTPLSGPEEALLGLLSDIPIPADEIIRASGGKANDVLGLLMGLEIKGAIRQLPGKKFIRKE, encoded by the coding sequence ATGAACCACCCTGAAATGTTGAAGTACTGGCTTGCCCTGCACCGGGTTGAAAAGGTCGGCGGCATCGGCTTCATCCGGCTTTTGGAAGCCTTCGGCTCCCCCGAACGGGTCTTTTCCGCCCCCCCGGAAGCCCTGAAGGCTTTTTCCGGCGTAGGAGCGAAGGCGGCCGGGCAGATCAAGGACTTCCGGCAATGGGACCAGGTGGAGGCGGAGCTGGAGAAAGCCCACTCCCTGGGAGTCACGATCCTGCCCTGCACGGACCCGTCCTATCCGGTGAGGCTGCTTGAGATCTACGATTTTCCGCCCCTGCTGTACGTCAAGGGCGAACTGAAGGCGGACGAAACCTGTATGGCGGTCGTGGGATCCAGGGCCGCCGGCATCTACGGCCGCTATACGGCCGAGCGGCTCTCCCGGGAGCTGGCCCTGCGCGGCGTAACCGTGGTCAGCGGACTGGCCCGGGGAATCGACACGGCGGCCCATCGGGGCGCCCTGGCCGGGAAAGGCCGCACCATCGCCGTTCTGGGTTGCGGACTGGACGTGACGTATCCGCCGGAGAACGGCGCCCTGCTTCAGGAAATCACCCGTAGGGGCGCGGTAATCACCGAATATCCCTTCGGCACGCCTCCGAATGCGTCCCACTTCCCGGCCCGCAACCGCATCATCAGCGGACTGGCGCTGGGCGTGACGGTCGTGGAGGCGACGGAAAAAAGCGGATCCCTCATCACGGCCCGGCTGGCCTTGGAACAGGGGAGAGACGTCTTCGCCGTCCCGGGAAGCGTTGATGCCGCCGGCTCCAAGGGCACGAACCGCCTCATCAAGGAAGGCGCGAAGCTCGTCGAATCCGTCGACGACATCCTGGAGGAGATCCTTCCCCAGTTGGAACGAAGAAAACCGGGCGAAACCGGGCCGGACGCCCTTTCCGCCCTGAAGAAACCAACTCCGGGGCCATTCGCCATGAAGGCCGGGGACCCGGAACCTTCTATGGCCGGCCCGGAAGGAAGGCAGAAGACGCCGCCCACGCCCCTCAGCGGACCGGAGGAAGCGCTCCTCGGTCTTCTATCGGACATTCCGATCCCGGCGGATGAGATCATCCGGGCATCCGGGGGGAAAGCAAACGATGTACTGGGCCTTTTAATGGGGCTCGAAATCAAGGGAGCCATTCGACAGCTCCCGGGGAAAAAATTCATACGCAAGGAGTGA